Proteins found in one Miscanthus floridulus cultivar M001 chromosome 4, ASM1932011v1, whole genome shotgun sequence genomic segment:
- the LOC136552008 gene encoding uncharacterized protein — protein MMFSISSRCRGRAPFRLCHTSHAMASSPLAPTRAYSPLVSKLPRPSPPSPCSSRRSARWPRSARARATPGSSSTAAATEEQKERKRCLRCGEVYRDGENHSTACAFHGHITGEKGLFSMSPPHQGIDGEWSDKSGIIVYRWNDKGSRPNTGRANWKKRWSCCQEREEDAPPCQRGWHVSYDDGYTLF, from the exons ATGATGTTTTCCATATCATCGAGATGCCGCGGCCGGGCGCCATTCCGTCTGTGTCACACATCCCACGCAATGGCGTCCTCTCCTCTCGCACCCACCCGGGCGTACTCGCCCCTAGTGTCCAAGCTGCCGCGTCCCTCGCCCCCATCCCCGTGTAGCTCTCGTCGCAGTGCACGGTGGCCGCGCTCGGCGCGAGCCAGAGCGACTCCGGGCAGCAGCTCGACCGCGGCGGCGACGGAGGAGCAGAAGGAGCGAAAGAGGTGCCTCAGATGCGGCGAAGTTTACCGAGACGGGGAGAACCACTCGACCGCCTGCGCCTTCCATGGCCACATCACAG GCGAGAAGGGGTTGTTCTCCATGTCGCCGCCGCACCAGGGCATCGACGGCGAGTGGAGCGACAAGAGCGGGATCATCGTGTACCGCTGGAACGACAAGGGGAGCCGGCCCAACACAGGCCGCGCAAACTGGAAGAAGCGCTGGAGCTGCTGCCAGGAGCGCGAGGAGGACGCGCCGCCGTGCCAGCGCGGGTGGCACGTCTCCTACGACGACGGCTATACCCTCTTCTAG
- the LOC136552007 gene encoding uncharacterized protein, with product MVVSYTQEHVYRHPWHRVTAAAWRKFTDPAARAVSGALSHILDVHTLSHDVDARSGRLRAMRAIAGRTPPLPFLLRGVAGGVAGDVVVLCVERTDVDAPARHMRVASRNATLRGLVDVQERCSYEPHPARPDEWTLFRQETTIRCAPLVAVAAKVAELVERRCAERFTQNADRGKEVVEKICEDLAAEQDSLTH from the coding sequence ATGGTGGTCTCCTACACGCAGGAGCACGTGTACCGCCACCCCTGGCACCGGGTCACCGCCGCGGCGTGGCGCAAGTTCACGGACCCGGCGGCGCGCGCCGTCTCCGGGGCGCTCTCCCACATCCTCGACGTCCACACACTGTCCCACGACGTCGACGCGCGGTCGGGCCGGCTCCGCGCCATGCGTGCCATCGCGGGCCGGACGCCGCCGCTCCCGTTCCTGCTCCGCGGCGTAGCGGGAGGAGTGGCCGGCGACGTGGTGGTGCTCTGCGTCGAGCGCACAGACGTGGACGCGCCCGCGCGCCACATGCGGGTGGCCTCCCGCAACGCCACCCTCCGGGGGCTCGTGGACGTGCAGGAGCGGTGCAGCTACGAGCCCCACCCGGCGCGGCCCGACGAGTGGACGCTGTTCCGCCAGGAGACCACCATCCGGTGCGCGCCTCTGGTGGCTGTGGCGGCCAAGGTGGCTGAGCTCGTGGAGCGGCGCTGCGCGGAGAGGTTCACGCAGAACGCGGACAGAGGGAAGGAGGTCGTGGAGAAGATCTGCGAGGACCTTGCAGCGGAGCAGGACTCGCTCACCCACTGA
- the LOC136548771 gene encoding LOB domain-containing protein 17-like has translation MVAASSSASSAERGSAGYKREGELRRARTRAEEEMPDDEEQAVAGAPCGACRTLWRRCVPGYVFAPYFTADDFAAVHGVFVASNVSKMLERIELPEQRRVPVATLVEGAKARQRDPTFGCVSYIRIL, from the coding sequence ATGGTGGCCGCGAGCTCGagcgcgagctccgccgagcgGGGCTCTGCCGGCTACAAGCGCGAGGGCGAGCTCCGCCGGGCACGGACGCGAGCGGAGGAGGAGATGCCGGACGATGAGGAGCAGGCGGTGGCGGGGGCGCCGTGCGGGGCGTGCAGGACGCTTTGGCGTAGGTGCGTGCCGGGCTACGTCTTCGCGCCCTACTTCACGGCGGACGACTTCGCAGCCGTGCACGGCGTCTTCGTCGCCAGCAATGTGTCCAAGATGCTAGAGCGCATCGAGCTCCCCGAGCAGCGGCGGGTGCCCGTGGCGACGCTCGTCGAGGGTGCCAAGGCGCGGCAGCGGGACCCTACCTTCGGTTGCGTCTCCTACATCCGTATCCTCTAG
- the LOC136549939 gene encoding zinc finger A20 and AN1 domain-containing stress-associated protein 1-like, protein MAQRDKKEEPTELRAPEITLCANNCGFPGNPATQNLCQSCFSAATASRSSSPPPPPPTSSSSASAPAAAVSQPRPALVDAAAVELLASPAAAAVGQSMEVVAAAPAAARTSVNRCSSCRKRVGLTGFRCRCGELFCGAHRYSDRHGCSFDYKGAGRDAIARDNPVVRAAKIVRF, encoded by the coding sequence ATGGCGCAGCGCGACAAGAAGGAGGAGCCCACGGAGCTCCGGGCGCCGGAGATCACGCTGTGCGCCAACAACTGCGGCTTCCCGGGGAACCCGGCCACGCAGAACCTGTGCCAGAGCTGCTTCTCGGCGGCCACGGCGTCgaggtcgtcgtcgccgccgccgccgccccctacCTCCTCTTCCTCAGCTTCAGCGCCGGCGGCCGCGGTGTCGCAGCCGAGGCCGGCGCTCGTAGACGCAGCAGCGGTGGAGCTGCTGGCCTCTCCGGCTGCTGCAGCCGTGGGCCAGTCTATGGAGGTCGTCGCCGCCGCTCCGGCCGCGGCGAGGACGTCGGTGAACCGGTGCTCCAGCTGCCGGAAGCGGGTGGGGCTGACGGGGTTCCGGTGCCGGTGCGGCGAGCTGTTCTGCGGCGCGCACCGGTACTCAGACCGGCACGGCTGCAGCTTCGACTACAAGGGCGCCGGCAGGGACGCCATCGCCCGGGATAACCCGGTGGTGCGCGCGGCCAAGATCGTTAGGTTCTGA